The stretch of DNA AACAAGAAGTAGCGCGTTATTTAATCTCTCGCATTACAACGAAACCTACAAAAGTCTTGGATTTAGGGTGTGGAAGTGGTGCAGTCTTTAAAAATATCCCATGGAAAATAAGCCAATTTACGGGAGTGGACAATGCTCTTGGCATGTGTGAACTTCATCCTACATGTAAAGAGATTGAAATCATTTGTGAGGATTTTGAATCGCCTTTTTTACTCTCTCGCCTAAACCCACCGTACGATCTTTTGATCTCCTCTTCTGCTCTGCAGTGGGCAAATGACATTGAAGCTTTAGTTGCTCAAATGAGCTTTACATGTAAAGAGGGCGCATTTGCTATTTTTACCGATAAAACGTTTGAAACCATCTATACAATGAGTGATCGCATCACTTTTTTACCAAGCGCAACCACGTTGGTTCACATGTTTGAAAAATACTTTACATGTAACTATGAAATCAAAACATTTCGACTTTTTTTTGAGGACAACCTCTCCAAGTTCCGTTACATTAAAAGAAGCGGTGTAAGTGGCGGTGAAAAAAGTTTGAGTGTCGCACAAACTAAAGCATTAATTCAAAATTATCCATACGACTATCTTGAGTTTGAGGTGCTTTTTATTTGGGGTGTGTCAAATGAGTTTCAAAAGGTAAATAAAATATAACCAAACTTTATACATCCCCTTAAAATCACTACTCTAACCTTAAAAAAAATAATTGAATGTTTTTTGTTTTTTTTAACCAAAATGGCAAAAAAATGGCAAAAAAAGTTTATAAAAATTTACCTTTATAAGAAAAATGTCGGAAAATAACCAAAGTTTTACCACTTTATAAATCTCGTAAAATAGGGCATTTGCTCCATAATATTACGTTTTGGATACTTTTTTTTACCTTTTGTAAGTTCTTTCTAAGATTTAACCTTTACAATGGATATACAAAGACACACTTTTAGATGTGATTTGAAAGTGTGAACCTTAAAGGCAAAAGATTACAAGGAGACGCGATGAAAGTAGAGATCTCGAGAAGGAGATTTCTTCAAGGTAGTGTGGCGATGTCTATCGCTGGCGGAGTGAGCCTTAGTTCCTCTTCCATTATGGCGAGCGCTGCAACACCGGCCAAAAAAATTGGCAATGAAGATAAAAAAGTAGCAACACTCTGTGAAATGTGTGTTAATAAATGTGCAGCGATTGCGCATGTCCGCAATGGCGTCGTTGAAAAACTCGATCCAAACCCACTCTTTCCAAAATCACGTAATATGCTCTGCGCTCGTGGAAATTCAGGTATTCAAGCTCTTTATGATCCTGATCGCCTCAAATATCCGTTGATTCGCGATGGTGAAAAAGGAAGTGGTAAGTTTAAGCGTGTCAGTTGGGACGAAGCTTATGCATACATTAACGAAAAACTCACCAAAATCTTAGAAGAAGAGAAAGATAACCGTTCAACCGTAGCGTTTTGTGCAGGTGAGGGTATTGCAGAGCACACCTTCAAAAGTTTCTTCACGATGTTTGGATCTTCCCATTTTCTT from Sulfurospirillum oryzae encodes:
- a CDS encoding methyltransferase domain-containing protein, with translation MDIKTYMIAKHIKEFSKNAHSYDDYTSLQQEVARYLISRITTKPTKVLDLGCGSGAVFKNIPWKISQFTGVDNALGMCELHPTCKEIEIICEDFESPFLLSRLNPPYDLLISSSALQWANDIEALVAQMSFTCKEGAFAIFTDKTFETIYTMSDRITFLPSATTLVHMFEKYFTCNYEIKTFRLFFEDNLSKFRYIKRSGVSGGEKSLSVAQTKALIQNYPYDYLEFEVLFIWGVSNEFQKVNKI